The nucleotide sequence AGCGTCCTCGAAGACCGCGGCCTGGTTCGGAACAACGCCGGCGAGCGCGGCGCCCGCCAGATAGGAATCGGGTTTGGGCTTACCGGGTATGTGTTTTTCCGCCAGCGTGACGCCGTCTATACGACCCTGGACGAGGCGGTCCAGGCCGGTCACGTGCAGCACCAGCCCGGTGTTGGCGCTCGAGGAGACCACTATTCGCTTGAGCCCGGCCTGCTCGGCGGCCTGCAGGTAGCGCCGAGAGCCCTCGAACACCTTCACCCCGTCGCGCTGGATCCGTCCGGTGAGCTCCTCGTTCTTGCGATTGCCCAGCCCGTGCACCGTCTCGGCGTCCGGGGAGTCGTCGGGATCACCCTCCTCGAGGGTGATCCCCCGTGAGGCGAGGAAGTCCCGCACACCGTCTTCGCGCGGTTTGCCGTCGACATACTCGTCGTAGTCGGCGTGACTGTCGAAAGGTGTGAAGTGCTGTGGGTCGCGGCGTTCGAGGAACTCGTCGAACGTGTGCTTCCAGGCCGCCGCGTGGACCGAGGCGGTGTCGGTCAGCACTCCGTCCAGGTCGAACAGCAGGGCGGTCACGCTGTCGGGCAGGCCCAGGGTCATCGTCGTCCCTTCGGTTCGGCTGCTTCGGAGGGCAGATCCACCCGAGCGCCGGCTCCACGCTAGCTCGACCGAAACTGTCGGTGGCCGTCGATACCCTGCTGACAGACCAATCGACCGGTCGCGCTGATCGAGTTCGCGGCGGCGCACGTTGCAGGAGGGGGCCGACGATGCTGACCGCACCGACGCGTCTGGTGCTGTTCGTCTCCTCCTATGCCCCGCTTCTGGCGCTGTTCGCACTGCTCGACTCCTTCGGCTCCGGCTGGCCCAGTGTGGCGTGCGCGGCGGTGGCCGTCCTCGGCGTCCTCGCGCTGCTAGTGGTGTGGTTCCTCGCGGCCCGCTCGACCGGTGAATGGGTGCGGCTGGCCTCGGCACGTTCCCGTGACACCGAGGTGATGGCCTTCTTCGTCAGCTACGTCGTCCCGTTCGCGGCGGCCGGGGCCGGTGACCGGCGTCAACGGCTGGCTCTGCTCGCCTTCGCGGTCATCATCGCCGCGCTGTACGTGCGCTCCGCGGTGTTCTACGTCAATCCGCTACTTCTCTTGGCGGGCTACCACGTGTTCGACGCGGTCACCGACACCGAGGTGCCGATCACGGTCATCTGTCGCCGCCGACACCTGCGCCAGACCGAGGTGCTCTGGGCGGTATCGCTCGAACCCGGTGTCTACCGAGAAAGGAACAGGCCGTGATCAACCCGACGCCTGGCGCCGCCCGCGCTGCCCTGGCCACGCTGGCGGGACTGGGGCCACTGGGCGATTTGGGACTGCGGATGAGCGTGCTCGTCCCAGGTCGCGAGGCCGAACTGGTTCCGCACTCGGTGGCGC is from Jatrophihabitans telluris and encodes:
- a CDS encoding beta-phosphoglucomutase family hydrolase; amino-acid sequence: MTLGLPDSVTALLFDLDGVLTDTASVHAAAWKHTFDEFLERRDPQHFTPFDSHADYDEYVDGKPREDGVRDFLASRGITLEEGDPDDSPDAETVHGLGNRKNEELTGRIQRDGVKVFEGSRRYLQAAEQAGLKRIVVSSSANTGLVLHVTGLDRLVQGRIDGVTLAEKHIPGKPKPDSYLAGAALAGVVPNQAAVFEDALAGVEAGRAGGFGYVVGVDRVGQAAELTEHGADTVVKDLAELLER